A region from the Actinoplanes sp. OR16 genome encodes:
- a CDS encoding ABC transporter permease translates to MSDPNAITSVEAPSTLPGAEAPPGRGKSDKPRSLAGDAWIDLRKNKIFWVSIVLVIVILLMAAWPTLFTSADPRACTLANQHKGASGQAYFGYDFQGCDVFAKTVYGARNSIIVGILSTLLAGVIGLLFGLAAGYFGGATDAVLSRGIDIMLGIPFLLGAIVLSNRLVTPQSDGVLAVTLTLGLLTWTSAARVMRSAVISSKNQDYVAAGRMLGAGPGRLMLRHILPNSIASFIVVLTILLGTNIASEATLSFLGVGLKNDAISWGISISEASPYARVATEPLVWPSIFLAATVLAFIMLGDAIRDAFDPKLR, encoded by the coding sequence ATGAGTGACCCCAACGCCATCACCTCTGTCGAGGCGCCTTCGACACTGCCGGGGGCGGAGGCACCTCCCGGCCGCGGCAAGTCGGACAAGCCCCGCAGCCTGGCCGGGGACGCCTGGATCGACCTGCGGAAGAACAAGATCTTCTGGGTCTCGATCGTCCTGGTGATCGTCATCCTGCTGATGGCGGCGTGGCCGACGCTCTTCACCTCGGCCGACCCGCGTGCCTGCACGCTGGCGAACCAGCACAAGGGCGCGAGCGGCCAGGCCTACTTCGGGTACGACTTCCAGGGCTGCGACGTCTTCGCGAAGACCGTCTACGGCGCTCGCAACTCGATCATCGTGGGCATCCTGTCGACCCTGCTGGCCGGCGTCATCGGCCTGCTCTTCGGTCTGGCGGCCGGTTACTTCGGCGGCGCCACCGACGCGGTCCTGTCCCGCGGCATCGACATCATGCTCGGCATCCCGTTCCTGCTCGGCGCGATCGTGCTGTCGAACCGGCTGGTCACCCCGCAGTCGGACGGTGTGCTGGCGGTGACGCTGACACTGGGCCTGCTGACCTGGACGTCGGCAGCGCGCGTGATGCGGTCCGCGGTCATCTCGTCGAAGAACCAGGACTACGTCGCGGCCGGCCGGATGCTCGGCGCGGGCCCGGGACGCCTCATGCTGCGGCACATCCTGCCGAACTCCATCGCGTCCTTCATCGTCGTGCTCACGATCCTGCTGGGCACGAACATCGCCAGCGAGGCGACCCTGTCGTTCCTCGGCGTCGGCCTGAAGAACGACGCGATCAGCTGGGGTATCTCGATCTCCGAGGCGTCGCCGTACGCCCGGGTCGCGACCGAGCCCCTGGTCTGGCCGTCGATCTTCCTCGCCGCCACCGTGCTGGCCTTCATCATGCTGGGCGACGCGATCCGCGACGCCTTCGACCCGAAGTTGCGGTGA
- a CDS encoding ABC transporter ATP-binding protein, which yields MDVVPGIDPRAPLLEVTDLHVEFRTQYGVAKAVNGANFWLSPGETLAILGESGCGKSVTAQAIMGILESPPGFITKGEIRYRGVDLLTRPEEQRRKVRANRIAMIFQDALSALNPVYNVGFQLSELFRMHRGMSRADSKKRAIELLDQVKIPAAKARINDYPHQFSGGMRQRVMIAMALALDPEVLIADEPTTALDVTVQAQIMGLLAELQQERNMGLILITHDMGVVADVADRISVMYAGKVVEEAAVYDIYARPAHPYTRALLESIPRLDMKGQELNVIRGLPPALTDVPKGCAFNPRCRFAKDPCRSDPPPPAYAVAPHRTARCHFFREVLGE from the coding sequence ATGGATGTCGTACCCGGCATCGATCCGCGCGCACCTCTCCTCGAGGTGACCGACCTGCACGTCGAGTTCCGCACCCAGTACGGCGTGGCAAAGGCCGTCAACGGTGCGAACTTCTGGCTCTCCCCGGGCGAGACCCTGGCGATCCTGGGCGAGTCCGGCTGTGGCAAGTCGGTGACCGCTCAAGCGATCATGGGCATCCTGGAGAGCCCTCCCGGATTCATCACCAAGGGCGAGATCCGCTACCGCGGTGTCGACCTGCTGACCCGTCCGGAGGAGCAGCGCCGCAAGGTGCGGGCCAACCGGATCGCGATGATCTTCCAGGACGCGCTCTCCGCGCTGAACCCGGTCTACAACGTCGGTTTCCAGCTGAGCGAGCTCTTCCGGATGCACCGCGGCATGTCCCGTGCCGACTCCAAGAAGCGGGCCATCGAGCTGCTCGACCAGGTCAAGATCCCGGCTGCGAAGGCCCGGATCAACGACTACCCGCACCAGTTCTCCGGCGGTATGCGCCAGCGCGTCATGATCGCCATGGCGCTCGCGCTCGACCCCGAGGTGCTGATCGCCGACGAGCCCACCACGGCTCTCGACGTGACCGTCCAGGCGCAGATCATGGGCCTGCTCGCGGAGCTCCAGCAGGAGCGCAACATGGGCCTGATCCTGATCACGCACGACATGGGCGTGGTCGCGGACGTGGCCGACCGGATCTCGGTGATGTACGCGGGAAAGGTCGTCGAAGAGGCGGCCGTCTACGACATCTACGCGCGGCCGGCGCACCCGTACACCCGGGCGCTGCTCGAGTCGATTCCCCGGCTCGACATGAAGGGCCAGGAGCTCAACGTCATCCGCGGCCTGCCGCCGGCGCTGACCGACGTCCCGAAGGGTTGCGCGTTCAACCCCCGGTGCCGGTTCGCGAAGGACCCCTGCCGTTCGGACCCGCCGCCGCCGGCCTACGCCGTGGCGCCGCACCGGACCGCCCGCTGCCACTTCTTCCGGGAGGTCCTCGGTGAGTGA
- a CDS encoding ABC transporter ATP-binding protein, producing MSDVVLETKGLVKHFPITQGIVFKTKVGAVRAVDGVDIQLRRGETLGVVGESGCGKSTLAKLLVGLEKPTSGSIMVRGQDMVRLKGGDLRRARRNIQMVLQDPYTSLNPRMTVGDIIGEPFEIHPEVVPKKGRQRAVQDLLDTVGLNPDHINRYPHQFSGGQRQRIGIARALALKPEIIVCDEPVSALDVSIQAQVINLLERLQDEFGLSYIFIAHDLSVVRHISDRVAVMYLGRIVEHGYDREIYEQPTHPYTQALLSAVPVPDPRLRGQRDQIVLEGDVPSPANPPSGCRFRTRCWKAQDVCAQQDPMLQIRDRSPHPSACHFAEIRDVVHGR from the coding sequence GTGAGTGACGTCGTCCTCGAGACCAAGGGTCTCGTCAAGCACTTCCCGATCACCCAGGGCATCGTCTTCAAGACCAAGGTCGGCGCGGTCCGCGCGGTCGACGGTGTCGACATCCAGCTGCGCCGCGGCGAGACGCTGGGTGTGGTGGGCGAGTCCGGTTGTGGCAAGTCCACGCTGGCGAAGCTGCTGGTCGGCCTGGAGAAGCCGACCTCGGGCTCGATCATGGTCCGCGGTCAGGACATGGTCCGCCTCAAGGGCGGCGACCTGCGCAGGGCCCGCCGCAACATCCAGATGGTGCTGCAGGACCCGTACACGTCGCTGAACCCGCGCATGACGGTCGGCGACATCATCGGGGAGCCGTTCGAGATCCACCCCGAGGTCGTCCCGAAGAAGGGCCGGCAGCGTGCGGTGCAGGACCTGCTCGACACGGTCGGCCTGAACCCGGATCACATCAACCGGTACCCGCACCAGTTCTCCGGCGGCCAGCGCCAGCGCATCGGCATCGCCCGCGCGCTCGCCCTGAAGCCCGAGATCATCGTGTGTGACGAGCCGGTGTCCGCGCTCGACGTGTCGATCCAGGCGCAGGTCATCAACCTGCTGGAGCGGCTCCAGGACGAGTTCGGCCTGTCGTACATCTTCATCGCCCACGACCTGTCGGTGGTCAGGCACATCTCCGACCGGGTGGCCGTGATGTACCTCGGCCGGATCGTGGAGCACGGGTACGACCGGGAGATCTACGAGCAGCCGACCCACCCGTACACGCAGGCTCTGCTCTCGGCCGTGCCGGTTCCGGACCCGCGCCTGCGCGGTCAGCGCGACCAGATCGTGCTCGAGGGTGACGTGCCGTCGCCGGCCAATCCGCCGTCGGGCTGCCGCTTCCGGACCCGGTGCTGGAAGGCGCAGGACGTCTGCGCCCAGCAGGATCCGATGCTGCAGATCCGCGACCGGTCGCCGCACCCGAGCGCGTGCCACTTCGCCGAGATCCGCGACGTGGTCCACGGTCGCTGA
- a CDS encoding chorismate mutase has protein sequence MTAETVDQKTGAGAEPAAAAIRAKRERIDEIDQAIIDLWLERASLSQEVGKTRMASGGTRLVLAREREIVERFRNALGPDGTQVALLLLRSGRGPL, from the coding sequence ATGACCGCCGAGACCGTGGACCAGAAGACCGGAGCGGGCGCCGAGCCGGCCGCCGCGGCGATCCGCGCCAAGCGTGAGCGCATCGACGAGATCGATCAAGCGATCATCGATCTCTGGCTGGAACGCGCGAGCCTCTCCCAGGAGGTCGGCAAGACCCGGATGGCCAGCGGCGGCACCCGTCTCGTGCTGGCCCGCGAGCGGGAGATCGTGGAGCGTTTCCGCAACGCCCTGGGGCCGGACGGCACGCAGGTCGCGCTGCTGCTCCTGCGTTCGGGCCGCGGCCCCCTGTAG